In one window of Poriferisphaera corsica DNA:
- a CDS encoding NAD(P)H-binding protein → MNEKTQTIALTGASGFVGTHILRDLLEKKYTVKTLVRSTSRTKTTHRPDDHSATACDTVVDHDGARQSSCERTPKSRLEASCDNDSTRSIPDSEQERPNPLQTEGHDTKVIEGDLFNNASLEKLVDGASVVIHLVGIIREVPSKGVTFERVHVEGTENLLRAAKKAGVKRWIQMSALGTKDHASSKYHRTKRLAELAVMKSGLDWTIFRPSLIHGPDGEFMLMVKDFFTKGLAKGGMPFVPYFGKGILGGGFGGGAGLVQPVWVEDVAAMFVEAVENKQTIGQIYDVAGADRMSWPQMYEICQKYIAGAKHRPAVGVPSWFAKKVAGIAERVGVTSLPFGKDQVLMAEEDNVANDAELERLDRDLGIKRSGFEEVVKKYGPTMT, encoded by the coding sequence ATGAATGAAAAAACCCAGACGATCGCCCTGACGGGCGCGAGTGGATTTGTTGGCACTCATATCCTGCGTGATTTGTTGGAAAAGAAATACACCGTCAAAACCCTCGTGCGGTCTACGTCCCGCACGAAAACGACCCATCGACCCGATGATCACTCCGCAACGGCGTGTGACACAGTGGTGGATCACGATGGAGCGAGGCAATCAAGCTGCGAAAGAACCCCTAAGAGTCGGTTGGAAGCGTCTTGTGATAACGATTCCACACGTTCTATCCCCGACTCTGAGCAAGAGAGGCCCAACCCTTTGCAGACTGAGGGTCATGATACCAAAGTTATCGAGGGTGATCTTTTCAACAATGCGAGCCTTGAAAAACTTGTTGATGGAGCAAGCGTTGTTATTCATCTTGTAGGGATTATTCGGGAAGTGCCAAGTAAGGGCGTCACATTTGAGCGTGTGCATGTTGAGGGGACGGAAAATTTGTTGCGTGCGGCTAAGAAGGCAGGCGTGAAACGTTGGATACAGATGTCAGCTTTGGGGACAAAAGATCACGCGTCATCAAAATATCATCGAACTAAACGATTGGCAGAGTTGGCGGTGATGAAGAGCGGGTTGGATTGGACGATTTTTCGGCCAAGCCTGATTCATGGGCCAGATGGTGAGTTCATGCTGATGGTGAAAGACTTTTTTACCAAGGGTTTGGCGAAGGGAGGCATGCCTTTCGTGCCCTACTTTGGCAAAGGGATTTTAGGTGGCGGCTTTGGCGGAGGGGCAGGGCTCGTACAGCCGGTGTGGGTGGAGGATGTGGCCGCAATGTTTGTGGAGGCTGTTGAGAATAAGCAGACGATTGGGCAGATTTACGATGTAGCTGGGGCAGATCGTATGAGTTGGCCACAGATGTATGAGATATGCCAGAAATATATTGCAGGAGCGAAACATCGACCGGCGGTTGGTGTGCCGAGCTGGTTTGCCAAAAAGGTGGCAGGTATCGCAGAGAGAGTTGGTGTGACGAGTTTGCCGTTTGGTAAGGATCAGGTGTTGATGGCGGAGGAAGATAATGTGGCGAATGATGCTGAGTTAGAACGGCTGGATCGTGATCTTGGGATAAAAAGAAGTGGTTTTGAGGAAGTTGTGAAAAAGTATGGCCCGACGATGACTTAA
- the hemC gene encoding hydroxymethylbilane synthase codes for MRRSRKPIVIASRRSLLARTQAEMVGRALGKLHPNVEIQYRWIESEGDIKLNQSLADIGGKGLFTRTIESVLLKGEADIAVHSLKDLPARDTPGLMIAAVPKRTVVNDCLIAKDGSTSLDQLATGAIIGTSSPRRASQLLRARPDLKIDLIRGNVETRINKVIAPQPNTIHYDATLLAAAGLRRLKKLDLAARTIPTDIMLPAACQAALAIQCRSDDHVTLTRCLPLNNPSSSTAVHAEREILAALEADCHSAIAVLAEPVETGDELTKRTGDQTYRLQIRILSPDGSHCLEFDQQTKTKELRRLIKTAVSQLKEQGADDLLHSQTIGA; via the coding sequence TTGCGTCGAAGTCGTAAACCAATCGTTATCGCATCCCGCCGTTCACTGCTTGCTCGTACGCAAGCCGAAATGGTTGGCCGCGCACTCGGGAAACTCCATCCTAACGTTGAAATCCAATACCGTTGGATCGAATCCGAGGGTGATATCAAACTCAATCAATCCCTTGCTGATATCGGCGGCAAAGGCCTTTTCACTCGCACAATCGAGTCGGTCCTTCTCAAAGGCGAAGCCGATATCGCCGTCCATTCACTCAAAGACCTCCCCGCCCGTGATACGCCGGGTCTGATGATTGCCGCAGTCCCCAAACGCACCGTTGTCAACGATTGCCTGATCGCCAAGGATGGTTCCACCTCCCTCGATCAGCTTGCAACCGGCGCTATTATCGGCACCTCCTCGCCGCGACGCGCATCACAACTCCTGCGTGCACGCCCCGATCTTAAGATCGACCTCATCCGTGGCAACGTCGAAACACGCATTAATAAAGTCATTGCCCCTCAACCCAATACCATCCACTACGATGCGACCCTCCTCGCAGCCGCAGGACTCCGTCGTCTTAAGAAACTTGACCTCGCAGCCCGAACCATCCCGACGGACATCATGCTCCCCGCAGCATGCCAGGCCGCACTCGCCATCCAATGCCGCTCCGATGATCACGTCACTCTCACACGCTGCCTCCCATTAAACAATCCCTCCTCATCAACCGCTGTGCATGCTGAACGCGAAATCCTCGCCGCACTCGAAGCCGATTGCCATTCAGCAATCGCTGTTCTCGCCGAACCCGTCGAGACAGGTGATGAACTCACCAAACGTACCGGCGATCAAACCTATCGCCTACAAATCCGCATCCTCTCGCCCGATGGCTCGCATTGCCTCGAATTCGACCAACAAACCAAAACCAAAGAACTCCGCCGCCTCATCAAGACAGCCGTTTCACAACTTAAAGAGCAAGGCGCAGACGACCTACTCCACTCACAAACCATTGGCGCTTAA
- a CDS encoding sialate O-acetylesterase, giving the protein MKRHTTLPYLAAALFFSLSLISPTLAQSLKLPAIISDHMLLQQNTTCPIWGQAEPNQPITVSINNQTHTTTADADGNWRIDLSPITTKGPFTLTITSSDQSITINDVITGEVWIGSGQSNMEWPTDLSINAEQELQNANYPDIRIFTVTKQVKHEKTFDFEGTWSSVNPKSIADFSAVAYYFGRELHQKLNTPVGLIDSSWGGTPAQSWTPYDKLKSNPVTKAYVDDYEAKLPEMTRKAETYKADRAAFEKEFHDARINLTNSAGVALGYHTINFNDADWKTATLPANYVDLHQHPTIDGVLWLRSTINLPTNFQHKKLTINLGAIDDYEMTYVNGKLIGQVDHNTPNAHLINRNYTISAELNNKPTLTIAVRIVDNIYAGGFKSAPETLYLSNSSDRISLANDNWKYKFGQTYTSQPVMPRGVPGNSHALSGLYNGMIEPLIPYAIQGVIWYQGEANAWDAARYQPLLTLMINSWREAWDQPNNKDFPFLIVQIANFYDPSDQYQDHGWAHLREAQRLTHLSTPNTGLATTIDIGEAADIHPRNKQDVGRRLAAWAFANTYNQPATPAGPIFTHQSINFDHTITLHFDHNQNLRPYSGDTLTGFFISSNGKNFLPANAIINTDNTITISNPQVRFPKIVAYGFAANPQNLNLTNNTNLPATPFRSDY; this is encoded by the coding sequence ATGAAACGACACACGACCCTGCCATACTTGGCCGCTGCCCTTTTCTTCTCACTTAGTCTCATCTCCCCAACCCTCGCTCAATCCCTCAAGCTCCCCGCTATTATCTCAGACCATATGCTTCTGCAGCAAAACACTACCTGCCCGATCTGGGGACAAGCCGAACCCAATCAGCCCATCACGGTCAGTATCAACAATCAAACCCACACCACCACCGCAGACGCCGACGGTAACTGGCGTATCGACCTCAGCCCCATCACCACCAAAGGCCCATTCACACTCACCATCACCTCATCTGACCAATCCATCACCATCAACGACGTCATCACCGGCGAAGTCTGGATCGGCTCCGGCCAATCCAACATGGAATGGCCCACCGACCTCTCCATCAACGCTGAACAAGAATTACAAAACGCCAACTACCCCGATATCCGCATCTTTACCGTCACCAAACAGGTCAAGCATGAAAAAACCTTCGACTTCGAAGGTACATGGTCATCCGTCAATCCCAAATCAATCGCTGACTTCTCCGCAGTCGCCTACTACTTTGGCCGCGAACTTCACCAAAAGCTCAACACACCCGTCGGCCTCATCGACTCCTCATGGGGCGGCACACCCGCTCAATCATGGACACCCTACGACAAACTCAAATCCAACCCCGTCACCAAAGCATACGTCGACGACTACGAAGCCAAGCTCCCTGAAATGACCCGAAAGGCCGAAACCTACAAAGCAGATCGCGCCGCCTTCGAAAAAGAATTCCACGACGCACGCATCAACCTCACCAATAGCGCTGGCGTAGCTCTTGGCTACCACACCATCAACTTCAACGATGCTGACTGGAAAACCGCAACACTCCCAGCCAACTACGTCGATCTTCACCAGCATCCAACCATTGACGGCGTCCTTTGGCTTCGCTCAACCATCAACCTCCCCACAAATTTTCAACATAAAAAACTCACCATCAATCTCGGCGCCATCGATGACTACGAAATGACCTACGTCAACGGCAAGCTCATCGGCCAAGTCGATCACAACACCCCCAATGCACACTTGATTAATCGCAACTACACCATCTCTGCCGAACTTAACAATAAGCCCACTCTCACCATTGCTGTCCGCATCGTCGACAACATCTACGCAGGCGGCTTCAAGTCTGCTCCCGAAACCCTCTATCTTTCCAATAGTTCAGACCGCATCTCACTCGCCAATGACAACTGGAAATATAAGTTCGGCCAAACCTACACCTCACAGCCCGTCATGCCCCGCGGCGTTCCCGGCAACTCCCACGCACTCTCCGGCCTCTACAACGGCATGATCGAACCACTCATCCCCTACGCCATCCAAGGCGTCATCTGGTACCAAGGTGAAGCCAACGCATGGGACGCCGCTCGCTACCAACCCCTCCTCACACTCATGATCAACTCATGGCGTGAAGCATGGGATCAACCCAACAACAAGGATTTCCCATTCCTCATCGTTCAGATTGCCAACTTCTATGATCCATCGGATCAATACCAGGACCACGGCTGGGCGCACCTCCGTGAAGCACAACGTCTCACCCATCTCTCCACCCCCAACACTGGCCTCGCAACAACGATCGACATCGGTGAAGCCGCCGACATCCACCCACGCAATAAACAAGACGTCGGCCGCCGTCTTGCCGCATGGGCATTCGCCAATACCTACAACCAACCCGCCACACCAGCCGGCCCAATCTTTACTCACCAATCAATCAACTTCGACCACACCATCACACTGCACTTCGACCACAACCAAAACCTCCGCCCCTACTCCGGCGATACCCTCACCGGTTTCTTCATCTCATCCAACGGCAAAAACTTCCTCCCAGCCAACGCGATCATCAACACCGACAACACAATCACCATTTCAAACCCACAAGTCCGCTTCCCCAAGATCGTCGCCTACGGCTTCGCCGCCAACCCTCAAAACCTTAACCTCACCAACAACACCAACCTCCCCGCGACACCATTCCGATCCGATTACTAA
- a CDS encoding sialate O-acetylesterase has translation MNDRIKPVLVLLLLLTLSATSFAQSLQLPAIISDHMVLQRNTVCPIWGKAKPNDNITVSINKQTHKTKVDTKGNWIIKLSPIKSKGPFTLTVKSSNTNISIKDVITGEVWLGSGQSNMEWPIERTDTNNAILKKSNYPDYRIFLVPRKYTSGSHFLKPKSARWQKVTPKSITKFSAVAYYFGHDLHKNLKTPVGMIASSWGGTPAQSWTPYNAMASNTELKQYTDEFEQRVKNAPQLKAEYDKNLKQWQKDNKKILRTQPQNPGSKLNYHQIDFDDSSWKSCTVPAKFLHTYNRMFDGIVWYRTTINLPKNLQKTNLTLSLGALDDYDVTYVNGKHIGSHGSETKSSYKVPRKYKIPASINNRKQLTIAVRITDKHRYGGFKSDAKEIYLSSGKQKLSIAGNNWKTHIESTFQGEPYKPASTKGPRNVSVLYNGMIKPIIPYAIKGVIWYQGEANTSTSNYPYYQTLLSTMISAWRDEWDQPQHDFPFLIVQLTNYQSPSFSVTNHSWAYLREQQLNTHQNVPNTGLAVIIDIGDATNVHPKNKADVGKRLSRWALNQTYNKNIIPSGPMYQSHTISGNTVNLTFDYTDGIKPLTGNKLTGFFITDDHQKYLPAIAKINSNNTISVTHPQIQQPLAVRYGWAANPQKLNLTNSTNIPASPFRTDQ, from the coding sequence ATGAATGATCGGATTAAACCTGTTCTCGTTCTCTTACTTTTACTCACGCTCTCAGCCACATCCTTTGCGCAATCACTCCAACTCCCCGCGATTATTTCAGACCACATGGTTTTACAACGAAATACCGTATGCCCGATTTGGGGAAAAGCAAAACCCAACGATAACATTACCGTGAGCATCAACAAGCAAACACACAAAACAAAAGTCGATACTAAAGGCAATTGGATCATTAAACTTAGCCCAATCAAATCCAAAGGCCCATTCACACTCACCGTTAAATCCTCGAATACCAATATCAGCATCAAAGACGTCATCACCGGCGAAGTCTGGCTCGGCTCTGGCCAATCAAACATGGAATGGCCAATCGAACGAACTGACACCAACAATGCAATCTTAAAAAAATCCAACTACCCCGACTATCGCATCTTTCTTGTTCCAAGAAAGTACACTTCAGGCTCGCACTTCCTAAAACCCAAATCCGCACGTTGGCAAAAAGTAACACCAAAATCGATCACCAAATTTTCCGCCGTCGCTTACTACTTCGGGCATGATCTTCACAAAAACCTCAAAACCCCTGTAGGCATGATCGCTTCATCCTGGGGCGGAACCCCGGCTCAGTCATGGACACCCTACAACGCCATGGCCTCAAACACTGAACTCAAACAATACACAGACGAATTCGAGCAGCGTGTTAAAAACGCTCCTCAATTAAAGGCCGAGTACGACAAAAATCTCAAACAATGGCAAAAAGACAATAAAAAAATTCTGCGCACCCAACCTCAAAACCCCGGCTCAAAACTAAACTACCACCAAATCGATTTCGACGATTCTTCTTGGAAATCATGCACCGTCCCAGCCAAATTTTTACATACATACAACCGAATGTTTGATGGAATTGTTTGGTACAGAACAACTATTAACCTTCCGAAAAACCTTCAAAAGACCAACCTCACCCTCTCCCTCGGCGCGCTCGATGATTACGATGTCACCTACGTCAACGGCAAGCACATCGGTTCTCACGGCAGCGAAACGAAAAGCAGCTATAAAGTCCCTCGAAAATACAAAATCCCAGCATCAATCAATAACCGCAAGCAACTCACCATCGCCGTACGCATCACCGACAAACACCGATACGGCGGGTTCAAAAGCGACGCAAAAGAAATCTACCTTTCAAGCGGCAAACAAAAGCTTTCTATCGCCGGCAACAACTGGAAAACACACATCGAATCAACCTTCCAGGGCGAGCCTTACAAACCTGCAAGCACCAAAGGCCCACGCAACGTCTCCGTTCTCTACAACGGCATGATCAAACCCATCATCCCATACGCCATCAAAGGCGTCATCTGGTATCAAGGCGAAGCAAACACCAGCACCTCAAACTATCCTTACTACCAAACCCTCCTCTCGACCATGATCAGCGCATGGCGAGATGAATGGGATCAACCACAACACGACTTCCCCTTCCTCATCGTACAACTCACAAACTATCAATCACCTTCATTCAGTGTCACCAATCATTCCTGGGCATACCTCCGCGAACAGCAACTCAATACGCATCAAAACGTGCCCAACACCGGACTCGCCGTCATTATCGACATTGGCGATGCAACCAACGTCCACCCTAAAAACAAAGCCGATGTAGGCAAACGCCTCTCACGCTGGGCACTCAATCAAACCTACAACAAAAATATCATTCCCTCCGGCCCGATGTATCAATCCCACACAATCTCGGGCAACACCGTTAATCTAACCTTTGATTATACCGACGGTATCAAACCGCTTACCGGCAATAAACTCACCGGCTTCTTCATCACCGATGACCATCAAAAGTACCTCCCCGCCATCGCCAAAATCAACAGCAATAACACTATCTCCGTCACACATCCCCAAATCCAGCAACCCTTAGCAGTTCGATACGGCTGGGCCGCAAACCCCCAAAAACTCAACCTCACCAACAGTACCAATATCCCCGCTTCTCCTTTCCGAACCGATCAATAA
- a CDS encoding sialate O-acetylesterase: MKHVTRQLFSIVFLFILLTLSTNVLAQSLKLPAIISDHMLLQRNFPCPIWGIASPNQQVTATIAGQTHTTKANSEGQWRINLNPITDKGPFKLTIKTGDKSITINDVITGENWLASGQSNMEWSVKRSNNAEQELKNAQYPDIRIFTVTKQIRHNKTFDFKGQWHSVTPDSIPNFSAVAYFFGRKLHKDLNTPVGLIHASWGGTPAQAWISYHAMKKNPRLNKFIKNYPTESKKWADVVATYEANKPQYDIINARVKNQENTEGVTKGYHKPDFDDSDWKTTRLPVKFSQLHENPDINGILWLRTTIKIPTNFRNKKIKLRLGIIDDYDMAYANGKLIGQSGTETIGVSRKRRVYMIPASINNKPNLTIAVRVLDNQRTGGFISKSNDINIQYADTKIDIAKRPWKYKFGHTFTKEIYGRFPRFLRNSTSGAYNGMIDPISPYAIKGALWYQGESNSGDAKYYQALLTSLITSWREKWDQPQNAKNFPFLIVQLTNFRSPSDKYQKHSWCELREAQRLTSLAVPNTNLAVIIDIGNAKDIHPHNKQDVGLRLAYLALADTYNKPITPAGPLFTHQTINRNNSITLHFKYADTIKPLSGDKLSGFFISSDGKKFVSANATINPDNTVTVSHPNVKKPRVVAYGYASNPQKINLTNDTNIPASPFLSSN; the protein is encoded by the coding sequence ATGAAGCATGTAACCCGCCAGCTCTTTTCTATCGTGTTCCTTTTTATACTGCTGACGCTCTCGACCAACGTCCTCGCCCAATCACTCAAGCTCCCCGCCATCATCTCCGACCACATGCTTCTCCAGCGCAACTTCCCCTGCCCTATCTGGGGCATCGCCTCACCCAACCAACAAGTCACCGCCACCATCGCAGGCCAAACCCATACCACAAAAGCCAACAGCGAAGGCCAATGGCGCATTAACCTCAACCCCATCACCGATAAAGGCCCATTCAAACTCACCATCAAAACCGGCGACAAGTCAATCACCATCAATGACGTCATCACCGGCGAAAACTGGCTCGCCTCCGGCCAATCAAACATGGAATGGAGTGTCAAACGCTCCAACAACGCCGAACAAGAATTAAAAAACGCACAATACCCCGACATCCGCATCTTCACCGTCACCAAACAAATCAGACACAACAAAACCTTCGACTTCAAAGGCCAGTGGCACAGCGTCACCCCAGATTCCATACCAAACTTCTCCGCCGTCGCCTATTTCTTCGGCCGCAAACTTCACAAAGACCTCAACACACCCGTTGGCCTCATCCACGCATCATGGGGCGGCACACCTGCGCAGGCATGGATCTCCTACCATGCTATGAAGAAAAATCCCCGCCTCAATAAATTCATCAAAAACTACCCCACCGAATCTAAAAAATGGGCCGACGTCGTCGCAACCTACGAAGCAAACAAACCTCAATACGACATCATCAACGCTCGCGTCAAAAACCAAGAAAACACCGAAGGCGTCACCAAGGGCTATCACAAACCCGACTTCGATGACTCCGACTGGAAGACCACCAGACTCCCCGTCAAGTTTTCTCAACTTCACGAAAACCCCGACATCAACGGCATCCTCTGGCTTCGCACCACCATCAAAATCCCCACCAACTTCCGCAACAAAAAAATCAAACTCAGACTCGGCATCATCGACGACTACGACATGGCCTACGCTAACGGCAAACTCATCGGACAATCTGGCACCGAAACCATCGGCGTATCCAGAAAAAGACGCGTCTACATGATCCCAGCCTCCATCAACAACAAACCCAACCTCACCATCGCCGTCCGTGTGCTCGACAACCAAAGAACCGGCGGCTTCATCTCAAAAAGCAACGACATCAACATCCAATACGCCGACACCAAAATCGACATCGCCAAACGCCCCTGGAAATACAAATTCGGCCACACCTTCACCAAAGAAATCTACGGCCGCTTCCCACGTTTCCTTCGCAACTCAACCTCCGGCGCATACAACGGCATGATCGACCCCATCTCACCTTACGCCATCAAAGGCGCACTCTGGTACCAAGGCGAATCAAACTCCGGCGACGCAAAATACTACCAGGCACTACTCACCTCACTCATCACCTCTTGGCGTGAAAAATGGGACCAGCCACAAAACGCTAAAAATTTCCCATTCCTCATCGTCCAGCTCACCAATTTCCGAAGCCCTTCCGACAAATATCAAAAACATAGTTGGTGCGAACTCCGTGAAGCGCAGCGGCTCACAAGCCTCGCCGTCCCCAACACCAACCTCGCCGTCATCATCGACATCGGCAACGCCAAAGACATCCACCCACACAACAAACAAGACGTCGGCCTCCGCCTCGCCTACCTCGCCCTCGCCGACACCTACAACAAACCCATCACCCCCGCAGGCCCGCTCTTCACACACCAAACCATCAACAGAAACAACTCAATCACTCTACACTTCAAATACGCAGATACCATCAAACCCCTCTCCGGCGACAAACTCTCCGGCTTCTTCATCTCATCCGATGGCAAAAAATTCGTCTCCGCCAACGCAACCATCAACCCCGACAACACCGTCACCGTCTCTCACCCCAACGTCAAAAAACCCAGAGTCGTCGCCTACGGCTACGCCTCAAACCCACAAAAAATCAACCTCACCAACGACACCAACATCCCAGCCTCGCCTTTTCTCTCAAGCAACTAA
- a CDS encoding sialate O-acetylesterase: MNTPFKTLRFLPALLLLLTISLPAFAQSLSVASIISDHMMLQRNTTCPIWGKAKPYQNITVTIDDQTHTTTTNINGKWRINLKPISTKGPFTLTITSPDQTLTITDVITGEVWLGSGQSNMEWSVRSSNNAEQEQANAQYPDIRIFTVKHQANHSDEILDPNGQWESVTPKSIEHFSAVAYFFGRKIHQELNTPVGLIDSSWGGTPAQSWTPIHALRQNSKLNRYVKTYDQKRTDWAARIKDFNANQERYQQIQKTLSNAPDNQGAAKGYHTSDFNDSDWETTNLPVKYAEINSTPDINGVLWVRTSVELPSQLQNKQLTLNLGVIDDYDLTYVNGQIVGQIGKENSRASGTNRKYTIPASVNNKPTLTIAVRVVDTLRTGGFKSGGHNFYLTNDSDKIRIDKNDWKYKFAFIYTKETPGRLDRDIRLSISGLYNGMIQPLIPYAIKGVLWYQGESNNNGHTTYEPLLTSLITSWREAWDQPINKDFPFLIVQLPNYREPSKKVEQHSWAHLREAQRLTHAKLPNTGLATIIDIGDTKNIHPRNKQDVGLRLAYWALAETYNKPITPAGPLFTHQTINKDNSITLHFKYADGIKPLSGDKLSGFFISSNGRSFAPATAIINPDNTITVSHPSILNPKVVAYGFASNPEKMNLNLTNDSNIPASPFLSSN; the protein is encoded by the coding sequence ATGAACACGCCCTTTAAGACGCTCAGATTTTTACCTGCATTATTATTACTACTAACCATCTCACTCCCCGCGTTTGCCCAATCACTCTCAGTCGCATCCATCATCTCCGATCACATGATGCTCCAACGCAACACCACCTGCCCGATCTGGGGCAAAGCCAAACCCTATCAAAACATCACTGTCACCATCGACGATCAAACCCATACCACCACAACCAATATCAACGGCAAATGGCGTATCAACCTCAAGCCCATCAGCACAAAAGGCCCCTTCACACTCACCATCACATCCCCCGACCAAACCCTCACCATCACCGACGTCATCACCGGCGAAGTCTGGCTCGGATCAGGCCAATCAAACATGGAATGGAGCGTCCGCAGTTCCAACAACGCTGAACAAGAACAAGCAAACGCGCAATACCCCGACATCCGCATCTTCACCGTCAAGCATCAAGCGAATCACAGTGACGAAATCCTCGACCCGAACGGTCAATGGGAAAGCGTCACACCCAAATCCATCGAGCACTTCTCCGCCGTTGCCTACTTCTTCGGCCGAAAAATCCATCAAGAACTCAACACTCCTGTCGGCCTCATCGATTCCTCATGGGGCGGCACCCCCGCTCAATCATGGACACCCATCCACGCATTAAGGCAAAACTCAAAACTCAATCGTTATGTCAAGACCTACGATCAAAAGCGCACCGACTGGGCCGCCCGCATCAAAGACTTCAACGCCAATCAAGAACGCTATCAACAAATCCAAAAAACACTCTCCAACGCACCCGACAACCAAGGCGCCGCCAAAGGCTACCACACCTCCGACTTCAACGACTCTGATTGGGAAACAACCAACCTCCCCGTGAAGTACGCCGAAATCAACAGCACCCCCGACATCAACGGCGTCCTCTGGGTACGTACCTCTGTCGAACTCCCCAGCCAACTCCAAAACAAACAACTTACACTCAACCTCGGCGTCATTGACGACTACGACTTGACCTACGTCAACGGCCAAATCGTCGGACAAATCGGCAAAGAAAATTCCAGAGCCTCCGGCACCAACCGCAAATACACCATCCCCGCCTCAGTCAACAACAAACCAACCCTCACCATCGCTGTCCGCGTCGTCGACACACTCCGCACCGGCGGTTTCAAATCAGGCGGCCACAACTTCTACCTCACCAACGACAGCGACAAAATCCGGATCGATAAAAACGATTGGAAATACAAATTCGCCTTCATCTACACCAAAGAAACACCCGGCCGTCTTGACCGCGACATCCGCCTCTCCATCTCAGGCCTCTACAACGGCATGATCCAACCTCTCATTCCATACGCCATCAAAGGCGTCCTCTGGTACCAAGGCGAATCAAACAACAACGGCCACACCACATACGAACCTCTCCTCACCTCACTCATCACATCATGGCGTGAAGCATGGGATCAACCCATCAACAAAGACTTCCCATTCCTCATCGTGCAGCTACCCAACTACCGCGAACCTTCTAAAAAAGTCGAACAACACAGCTGGGCTCATCTCCGCGAAGCTCAACGCCTCACACACGCCAAGCTCCCCAACACTGGCCTTGCCACCATCATCGACATCGGCGACACAAAGAACATCCACCCGCGCAACAAACAAGACGTCGGCCTACGCCTCGCCTACTGGGCACTTGCCGAAACCTACAACAAACCCATCACCCCCGCAGGCCCGCTCTTCACACACCAAACCATCAACAAAGACAACTCAATCACCCTTCACTTCAAGTACGCCGACGGCATCAAACCTCTCTCCGGCGACAAACTCTCCGGCTTCTTCATCTCATCCAACGGACGCAGCTTCGCACCCGCCACCGCAATCATTAACCCCGACAACACCATCACCGTCTCTCACCCCAGCATCCTCAACCCCAAAGTCGTCGCCTACGGCTTCGCCTCCAACCCCGAAAAAATGAACCTCAATCTCACAAACGATTCCAACATCCCAGCCTCGCCTTTCCTCTCAAGCAACTAA